A section of the Oryza sativa Japonica Group chromosome 1, ASM3414082v1 genome encodes:
- the LOC4326577 gene encoding MYB-like transcription factor EOBI → MATRMCGRAGEPAVRKGPWTLEEDLILVSYISQNGEGSWDNLARSAGLNRNGKSCRLRWLNYLRPGVRRGSITPEEDMVIRELHSRWGNRWSKIAKHLPGRTDNEIKNYWRTKIHRKPRGRSQLLQEPCEDAMGMGMSTTTSEAASTSASSGQSQASPGVWDEYMQASSFPHPELVSFAADHHLEMAGVGEVAAAAAAQFVPTEFGFNDGFWNFVDNFWETMPVSDVV, encoded by the exons ATGGCCACCAGGATgtgcggccgcgccggcgagccggcggtGCGCAAGGGCCCGTGGACGCTGGAGGAGGACCTCATCCTCGTCAGCTACATCTCGCAAAACGGCGAAGGATCCTGGGACAACCTCGCGCGCTCTGCCG GGCTGAACCGGAACGGGAAGAGCTGCAGGCTGCGGTGGCTCAACTACCTGAGGCCCGGTGTGCGGCGGGGCAGCATCACGCCGGAGGAGGACATGGTCATCCGGGAGCTCCACTCCCGGTGGGGGAACAGGTGGTCCAAGATCGCCAAGCACCTCCCCGGCCGGACCGACAACGAGATCAAGAACTACTGGAGGACCAAGATACACAGGAAGCCGCGCGGCAGGAGCCAGCTGCTGCAGGAGCCGTGCGAGGACGCCATGGGCATGGGCatgtccaccaccaccagcgaggcggcgtcgacgtcggcgtcgaGCGGCCAGAGCCAGGCCAGCCCCGGCGTCTGGGATGAGTACATGCAGGCGAGCAGCTTCCCTCACCCGGAGCTTgtctccttcgccgccgaccaccaccTCGAAATGGCCGGCGTgggcgaggtcgccgccgccgccgccgcgcagttCGTCCCGACTGAGTTCGGTTTCAATGACGGCTTCTGGAACTTCGTGGACAACTTCTGGGAGACGATGCCGGTTTCAGACGTGGTGTGA